From Ochotona princeps isolate mOchPri1 chromosome X, mOchPri1.hap1, whole genome shotgun sequence, one genomic window encodes:
- the CDK16 gene encoding cyclin-dependent kinase 16 isoform X8, with protein sequence MQSEVAMDRMKKIKRQLSMTLRGGRGIDKTNGAPEQIGLDESGGGGGSDLGEAPTRTAPGEPRSGRGPLSSAPEIVHEDLKMGSDGESDQASATSSDEVQSPVRVRMRNHPPRKISTEDINKRLSLPADIRLPEGYLEKLTLNSPIFDKPLSRRLRRVSLSEIGFGKLETYIKLDKLGEGTYATVYKGKSKLTDNLVALKEIRLEHEEGAPCTAIREVSLLKDLKHANIVTLHDIIHTEKSLTLVFEYLDKDLKQYLDDCGNIINMHNVKLFLFQLLRGLAYCHRQKVLHRDLKPQNLLINERGELKLADFGLARAKSIPTKTYSNEVVTLWYRPPDILLGSTDYSTQIDMWGVGCIFYEMATGRPLFPGSTVEEQLHFIFRILGTPTEETWPGILSNEEFKTYNYPKYRAEALLSHAPRLDSDGADLLNKLLQFEGRNRISADDAMKHPLFLSLGERIHKLPDTTSIFALKEIHLQKEANLRSSSMPDSGRPAFHVVDTEF encoded by the exons ATGCAGTCTGAG GTCGCCATGGATCGGATGAAGAAGATCAAACGGCAGCTGTCAATGACACTCCGAGGGGGCCGAGGCATAGACAAGACCAATGGTGCCCCAGAACAGATAGGCCTAGATGAaagtggtggtggcggtggcagTGACCTTGGGGAGGCCCCCACACGTACTGCCCCTGGAGAACCTCGCTCTGGACGGGGCCCACTCAGCTCTGCACCAG AGATCGTGCATGAGGACTTGAAGATGGGGTCTGATGGGGAGAGTGACCAGGCTTCAGCCACGTCCTCGGATGAGGTGCAGTCTCCAGTGCGTGTGCGCATGCGCAACCACCCTCCACGCAAGATCTCCACAGAG GATATCAACAAGCGCCTGTCACTACCAGCCGATATCCGGCTGCCTGAGGGCTACCTTGAGAAACTGACCCTCAATAGCCCCATCTTTGACAAGCCCCTCAGCCGCCGCCTCCGCCGTGTCAGTCTG TCCGAGATTGGCTTTGGGAAATTGGAGACCTACATCAAGCTGGACAAGCTGGGTGAG GGTACCTATGCCACCGTCTACAAAGGCAAAAGCAAGCTCACGGACAACCTTGTGGCACTGAAGGAGATCAGGCTGGAACACGAAGAGGGAGCACCCTGCACGGCCATCCGGGAAG TGTCCCTGCTCAAGGACCTCAAACATGCCAATATCGTCACACTTCATGACATCATCCACACGGAGAAGTCCCTCACGCTTGTCTTTGAGTATCTG GACAAGGACCTGAAGCAGTACCTGGATGACTGTGGGAACATCATCAACATGCACAACGTGAAA ctgttcctgttccagctgctccgtgGCCTGGCCTACTGCCACCGGCAGAAGGTGCTACACCGAGACCTCAAGCCTCAGAATCTGCTCATCAATGAGAGGGGAGAGCTCAAGCTGGCCGACTTCG GCCTGGCCCGAGCCAAGTCAATTCCAACAAAGACATACTCCAATGAAGTAGTGACACTGTGGTACCGGCCCCCTGACATCCTGCTAGGGTCTACAGACTACTCTACTCAGATTGACATGTG GGGTGTGGGCTGCATCTTCTATGAAATGGCCACAGGCCGGCCCCTCTTTCCGGGCTCCACAGTAGAGGAACAGCTGCACTTCATCTTTCGCATCTTGG GAACCCCAACTGAGGAGACATGGCCAGGCATCCTGTCCAATGAGGAATTCAAGACATACAACTACCCCAAGTACCGTGCTGAGGCCCTTTTGAGCCATGCACCCCG ACTTGACAGTGATGGGGCTGATCTCCTCAACAAGCTGCTGCAG TTTGAGGGTCGAAATCGGATCTCCGCAGATGATGCCATGAAACATCCATTATTCCTCAGTCTAGGGGAGCGGATCCACAAACTTCCTGACA CTACTTCCATATTTGCACTAAAGGAGATCCACCTACAAAAAGAAGCCAATCTTCGGTCTTCATCAATGCCTGACTCGG GCAGGCCAGCTTTCCACGTGGTGGACACCGAGTTCTAA
- the CDK16 gene encoding cyclin-dependent kinase 16 isoform X2 — protein MWGWCQRNMVLYGPAQGHGSMVLGQPPLPARPESTTAAAPDNTNCGAPCSDNEAATPDNISQSGGPLPSASHPSLSTQVAMDRMKKIKRQLSMTLRGGRGIDKTNGAPEQIGLDESGGGGGSDLGEAPTRTAPGEPRSGRGPLSSAPEIVHEDLKMGSDGESDQASATSSDEVQSPVRVRMRNHPPRKISTEDINKRLSLPADIRLPEGYLEKLTLNSPIFDKPLSRRLRRVSLSEIGFGKLETYIKLDKLGEGTYATVYKGKSKLTDNLVALKEIRLEHEEGAPCTAIREVSLLKDLKHANIVTLHDIIHTEKSLTLVFEYLDKDLKQYLDDCGNIINMHNVKLFLFQLLRGLAYCHRQKVLHRDLKPQNLLINERGELKLADFGLARAKSIPTKTYSNEVVTLWYRPPDILLGSTDYSTQIDMWGVGCIFYEMATGRPLFPGSTVEEQLHFIFRILGTPTEETWPGILSNEEFKTYNYPKYRAEALLSHAPRSPCPCCRLDSDGADLLNKLLQFEGRNRISADDAMKHPLFLSLGERIHKLPDTTSIFALKEIHLQKEANLRSSSMPDSGRPAFHVVDTEF, from the exons ATGTGGGGCTGGTGCCAGCGGAATATGGTGCTTTATGGGCCTGCCCAGGGCCATGGGTCCATGGTTCTGGGCCAGCCCCCTTTACCAGCCAGACCTGAGTCCACTACTGCCGCTGCACCCGACAATACCAACTGTGGAGCCCCCTGCTCTGACAATGAGGCTGCCACCCCAGATAACATCAGTCAATCTGGTGGGCCCCTGCCTTCAGCTAGCCACCCAAGTCTAAGTACTCAG GTCGCCATGGATCGGATGAAGAAGATCAAACGGCAGCTGTCAATGACACTCCGAGGGGGCCGAGGCATAGACAAGACCAATGGTGCCCCAGAACAGATAGGCCTAGATGAaagtggtggtggcggtggcagTGACCTTGGGGAGGCCCCCACACGTACTGCCCCTGGAGAACCTCGCTCTGGACGGGGCCCACTCAGCTCTGCACCAG AGATCGTGCATGAGGACTTGAAGATGGGGTCTGATGGGGAGAGTGACCAGGCTTCAGCCACGTCCTCGGATGAGGTGCAGTCTCCAGTGCGTGTGCGCATGCGCAACCACCCTCCACGCAAGATCTCCACAGAG GATATCAACAAGCGCCTGTCACTACCAGCCGATATCCGGCTGCCTGAGGGCTACCTTGAGAAACTGACCCTCAATAGCCCCATCTTTGACAAGCCCCTCAGCCGCCGCCTCCGCCGTGTCAGTCTG TCCGAGATTGGCTTTGGGAAATTGGAGACCTACATCAAGCTGGACAAGCTGGGTGAG GGTACCTATGCCACCGTCTACAAAGGCAAAAGCAAGCTCACGGACAACCTTGTGGCACTGAAGGAGATCAGGCTGGAACACGAAGAGGGAGCACCCTGCACGGCCATCCGGGAAG TGTCCCTGCTCAAGGACCTCAAACATGCCAATATCGTCACACTTCATGACATCATCCACACGGAGAAGTCCCTCACGCTTGTCTTTGAGTATCTG GACAAGGACCTGAAGCAGTACCTGGATGACTGTGGGAACATCATCAACATGCACAACGTGAAA ctgttcctgttccagctgctccgtgGCCTGGCCTACTGCCACCGGCAGAAGGTGCTACACCGAGACCTCAAGCCTCAGAATCTGCTCATCAATGAGAGGGGAGAGCTCAAGCTGGCCGACTTCG GCCTGGCCCGAGCCAAGTCAATTCCAACAAAGACATACTCCAATGAAGTAGTGACACTGTGGTACCGGCCCCCTGACATCCTGCTAGGGTCTACAGACTACTCTACTCAGATTGACATGTG GGGTGTGGGCTGCATCTTCTATGAAATGGCCACAGGCCGGCCCCTCTTTCCGGGCTCCACAGTAGAGGAACAGCTGCACTTCATCTTTCGCATCTTGG GAACCCCAACTGAGGAGACATGGCCAGGCATCCTGTCCAATGAGGAATTCAAGACATACAACTACCCCAAGTACCGTGCTGAGGCCCTTTTGAGCCATGCACCCCG GTCCCCTTGTCCTTGTTGCAGACTTGACAGTGATGGGGCTGATCTCCTCAACAAGCTGCTGCAG TTTGAGGGTCGAAATCGGATCTCCGCAGATGATGCCATGAAACATCCATTATTCCTCAGTCTAGGGGAGCGGATCCACAAACTTCCTGACA CTACTTCCATATTTGCACTAAAGGAGATCCACCTACAAAAAGAAGCCAATCTTCGGTCTTCATCAATGCCTGACTCGG GCAGGCCAGCTTTCCACGTGGTGGACACCGAGTTCTAA
- the CDK16 gene encoding cyclin-dependent kinase 16 isoform X4, with the protein MWGWCQRNMVLYGPAQGHGSMVLGQPPLPARPESTTAAAPDNTNCGAPCSDNEAATPDNISQSGGPLPSASHPSLSTQVAMDRMKKIKRQLSMTLRGGRGIDKTNGAPEQIGLDESGGGGGSDLGEAPTRTAPGEPRSGRGPLSSAPEIVHEDLKMGSDGESDQASATSSDEVQSPVRVRMRNHPPRKISTEDINKRLSLPADIRLPEGYLEKLTLNSPIFDKPLSRRLRRVSLSEIGFGKLETYIKLDKLGEGTYATVYKGKSKLTDNLVALKEIRLEHEEGAPCTAIREVSLLKDLKHANIVTLHDIIHTEKSLTLVFEYLDKDLKQYLDDCGNIINMHNVKLFLFQLLRGLAYCHRQKVLHRDLKPQNLLINERGELKLADFGLARAKSIPTKTYSNEVVTLWYRPPDILLGSTDYSTQIDMWGVGCIFYEMATGRPLFPGSTVEEQLHFIFRILGTPTEETWPGILSNEEFKTYNYPKYRAEALLSHAPRLDSDGADLLNKLLQFEGRNRISADDAMKHPLFLSLGERIHKLPDTTSIFALKEIHLQKEANLRSSSMPDSGRPAFHVVDTEF; encoded by the exons ATGTGGGGCTGGTGCCAGCGGAATATGGTGCTTTATGGGCCTGCCCAGGGCCATGGGTCCATGGTTCTGGGCCAGCCCCCTTTACCAGCCAGACCTGAGTCCACTACTGCCGCTGCACCCGACAATACCAACTGTGGAGCCCCCTGCTCTGACAATGAGGCTGCCACCCCAGATAACATCAGTCAATCTGGTGGGCCCCTGCCTTCAGCTAGCCACCCAAGTCTAAGTACTCAG GTCGCCATGGATCGGATGAAGAAGATCAAACGGCAGCTGTCAATGACACTCCGAGGGGGCCGAGGCATAGACAAGACCAATGGTGCCCCAGAACAGATAGGCCTAGATGAaagtggtggtggcggtggcagTGACCTTGGGGAGGCCCCCACACGTACTGCCCCTGGAGAACCTCGCTCTGGACGGGGCCCACTCAGCTCTGCACCAG AGATCGTGCATGAGGACTTGAAGATGGGGTCTGATGGGGAGAGTGACCAGGCTTCAGCCACGTCCTCGGATGAGGTGCAGTCTCCAGTGCGTGTGCGCATGCGCAACCACCCTCCACGCAAGATCTCCACAGAG GATATCAACAAGCGCCTGTCACTACCAGCCGATATCCGGCTGCCTGAGGGCTACCTTGAGAAACTGACCCTCAATAGCCCCATCTTTGACAAGCCCCTCAGCCGCCGCCTCCGCCGTGTCAGTCTG TCCGAGATTGGCTTTGGGAAATTGGAGACCTACATCAAGCTGGACAAGCTGGGTGAG GGTACCTATGCCACCGTCTACAAAGGCAAAAGCAAGCTCACGGACAACCTTGTGGCACTGAAGGAGATCAGGCTGGAACACGAAGAGGGAGCACCCTGCACGGCCATCCGGGAAG TGTCCCTGCTCAAGGACCTCAAACATGCCAATATCGTCACACTTCATGACATCATCCACACGGAGAAGTCCCTCACGCTTGTCTTTGAGTATCTG GACAAGGACCTGAAGCAGTACCTGGATGACTGTGGGAACATCATCAACATGCACAACGTGAAA ctgttcctgttccagctgctccgtgGCCTGGCCTACTGCCACCGGCAGAAGGTGCTACACCGAGACCTCAAGCCTCAGAATCTGCTCATCAATGAGAGGGGAGAGCTCAAGCTGGCCGACTTCG GCCTGGCCCGAGCCAAGTCAATTCCAACAAAGACATACTCCAATGAAGTAGTGACACTGTGGTACCGGCCCCCTGACATCCTGCTAGGGTCTACAGACTACTCTACTCAGATTGACATGTG GGGTGTGGGCTGCATCTTCTATGAAATGGCCACAGGCCGGCCCCTCTTTCCGGGCTCCACAGTAGAGGAACAGCTGCACTTCATCTTTCGCATCTTGG GAACCCCAACTGAGGAGACATGGCCAGGCATCCTGTCCAATGAGGAATTCAAGACATACAACTACCCCAAGTACCGTGCTGAGGCCCTTTTGAGCCATGCACCCCG ACTTGACAGTGATGGGGCTGATCTCCTCAACAAGCTGCTGCAG TTTGAGGGTCGAAATCGGATCTCCGCAGATGATGCCATGAAACATCCATTATTCCTCAGTCTAGGGGAGCGGATCCACAAACTTCCTGACA CTACTTCCATATTTGCACTAAAGGAGATCCACCTACAAAAAGAAGCCAATCTTCGGTCTTCATCAATGCCTGACTCGG GCAGGCCAGCTTTCCACGTGGTGGACACCGAGTTCTAA